One genomic region from Xenopus laevis strain J_2021 chromosome 2L, Xenopus_laevis_v10.1, whole genome shotgun sequence encodes:
- the pef1.L gene encoding peflin: MASYPYGQGYHGAAGQPPGAPQTNYYGGQQYGGGVQPAASYGRPAPGAPYGSPPSGGVYGHPVPGSAAPGAPGGPYGGQAPGGPYSVPGSTPYGSQQHGSYGQGAPAGNIPPGVDPEAFSWFQTVDTDHSGYISLKELKQALVNTNWSSFNDETCTMMMNMFDKSNSGRIDMFGFSALWRFIQQWRNLFQQYDRDRSGSINQGELHQALCQMGYQLSPQFVQIVMSRYAQRSAQPGLQLDRFIQICTQLQSMTEAFREKDTGQIGTAKLSYEDFITMTTTRLL; this comes from the exons ATGGCGAGTTATCCGTACGGTCAG GGATACCACGGAGCAGCTGGACAACCTCCAGGTGCACCCCAGACAAACTATTATGGTGGACAGCAGTATGGAGGAGGCGTTCAGCCTGCAGCTAGTTATGGGAGACCTGCTCCTGGTGCACCGTATGGCTCACCACCTTCTGGGGGAGTTTATGGACATCCTGTCCCAGGTAGTGCTGCACCTGGAGCTCCTGGAGGTCCCTATGGGGGACAAGCACCAGGGGGACCTTATAGTGTCCCAGGTTCCACCCCTTATGGAAGCCAACAACACGGATCTTATGGCCAGGGAGCACCTGCTG GAAACATTCCTCCAGGGGTGGATCCAGAGGCTTTCTCATGGTTTCAGACCGTTGATACAGACCACAGTGGCTATATTTCCTTAAAGGAGCTGAAGCAAGCACTGGTCAATACCAACTGGTCATCGTTTAATGATGAGACCTGCACGATGATGATGA ATATGTTTGATAAGAGCAACTCTGGACGGATTGATATGTTTGGATTTTCAGCTTTATGGAGATTCATCCAACAATGGAGAAACCTGTTCCAGCAGTACGACAGAGACAGATCTGGCTCCATTAATCAAGGAGAGTTGCATCAAG CTCTGTGTCAGATGGGATACCAGCTCAGTCCACAGTTTGTGCAGATTGTGATGTCCAGATATGCTCAGAGGTCTGCACAACCAGGCCTGCAATTGGATCGATTCATACAGATTTGCACCCAACTCCAGAGTATGACTGAGGCCTTTCGAGAGAAAGACACTGGACAGATAGGAACTGCCAAGCTCAGCTATGAGGACTTCATCACCATGACTACAACCCGGCTTCTCTAA